The Actinomycetota bacterium genome contains a region encoding:
- a CDS encoding 50S ribosomal protein L24 has translation MKIKKGDKVEVLTGKYRGKQGKVLRSIPGERRVIVEGVNLVKKHARPSQENPQGGIATKEAPIHVSNVALVCDSCGRAVRVGYRFDGEGVKRRICRKCGADLD, from the coding sequence ATGAAGATAAAGAAGGGCGACAAGGTGGAGGTGCTCACGGGCAAGTACCGCGGCAAGCAGGGAAAGGTCCTGAGGAGCATCCCCGGGGAGCGCAGGGTCATCGTGGAGGGGGTGAACCTGGTCAAGAAGCATGCGCGTCCGAGCCAGGAGAACCCCCAGGGCGGCATAGCCACCAAGGAGGCGCCCATTCACGTGTCCAACGTCGCCCTGGTGTGCGATTCCTGCGGACGCGCCGTGCGGGTGGGTTACCGCTTCGACGGCGAGGGAGTGAAGAGGCGGATCTGTCGCAAGTGCGGCGCTGACCTCGATTAG
- a CDS encoding type Z 30S ribosomal protein S14 codes for MAKKSLIAKQKRPPKFSTRAYNRCKRCGRPRGYFRKFELCRVCLRELVHEGEVPGITKSSW; via the coding sequence ATGGCAAAGAAATCGCTCATCGCCAAGCAGAAGAGACCTCCCAAGTTCAGCACCCGGGCCTATAACCGGTGCAAGCGATGCGGGCGTCCGCGCGGGTATTTCCGCAAATTCGAGCTGTGCCGCGTCTGCCTGCGTGAGCTGGTGCACGAGGGCGAGGTGCCGGGCATAACCAAGTCCAGCTGGTAA
- the rpsH gene encoding 30S ribosomal protein S8, translating into MTMTDPIADMLTRIRNASAARHEAVEMPYSGIKRSIAEILKREGFIADFEVVKGESYDILRLTLKYGPNREQFINGIKRISKPGLRVYSKRAELPRVLGGLGIAIISTSRGVITDREARELNVGGEVLAYVW; encoded by the coding sequence ATGACCATGACCGATCCCATCGCGGACATGCTGACCCGCATAAGAAACGCCAGCGCCGCCCGCCACGAGGCGGTGGAGATGCCCTATTCCGGCATCAAGCGTTCCATCGCGGAGATATTGAAGAGAGAGGGGTTCATCGCGGATTTCGAGGTGGTCAAGGGCGAGAGCTACGACATCTTGAGGCTGACCCTGAAATACGGCCCCAACCGCGAGCAGTTCATCAACGGCATCAAGCGCATAAGCAAGCCGGGTCTGCGCGTGTACAGCAAGCGGGCGGAACTGCCCCGCGTACTGGGGGGCCTGGGGATCGCCATCATCTCCACCTCGCGGGGAGTGATCACCGACCGCGAGGCGCGCGAGCTGAACGTGGGGGGAGAGGTCTTGGCCTACGTATGGTAG
- the rplE gene encoding 50S ribosomal protein L5 yields MPRLKERYRREVLPALRERFGYRNDMQVPRLEKIVVNMGVGEGAHDPKAIDGAMKDLAVITGQKAKLNRARRSVAGFKLRTGMSVGCKVTLRGDRMYEFLDRLVSLAIPRVRDFRGLNPKSFDGRGNYNMGLDEQLVFPEIDYDDIDRVRGMDITIVTTAETDEEGLALLEALGMPFRARK; encoded by the coding sequence GTGCCCAGGCTGAAGGAGAGATACCGTCGGGAGGTGCTCCCGGCGCTCAGGGAGAGATTCGGATACCGCAACGACATGCAGGTGCCCCGGCTGGAGAAGATCGTGGTCAACATGGGGGTGGGGGAAGGCGCCCACGACCCCAAGGCCATCGACGGGGCCATGAAGGACCTGGCGGTGATCACCGGCCAGAAGGCGAAGCTGAACCGCGCCCGCAGGTCAGTGGCGGGCTTCAAGCTGCGCACCGGCATGTCCGTGGGATGCAAGGTGACCCTGCGCGGGGATCGCATGTACGAGTTCCTGGACCGCCTGGTGTCCCTGGCCATACCGCGGGTGAGGGATTTCCGCGGGCTGAACCCCAAGTCCTTCGACGGCAGGGGCAATTACAACATGGGCCTGGACGAGCAGCTGGTGTTCCCAGAGATAGACTACGACGACATAGACCGCGTGCGGGGCATGGACATCACCATCGTCACCACGGCGGAGACGGACGAGGAAGGGCTGGCCCTCCTGGAGGCTCTGGGCATGCCCTTCCGCGCCAGGAAATAA
- the rplP gene encoding 50S ribosomal protein L16 yields the protein MLMPRKFKHRKVQRGRLKGRSKGGTQVHFGEYGLQALEPSWVTARQIEAARVAITRHVKRSGKVWINVFPDKPVSKKPAETRMGSGKGNPDHWVAVVKPGRVMFELSGVPEHVAAEAMRRAAHKMPMKCRFVKRETLGGE from the coding sequence ATGTTGATGCCGCGCAAGTTCAAACACAGAAAGGTGCAGCGGGGCCGCCTCAAGGGACGCTCCAAGGGCGGCACCCAGGTGCACTTCGGAGAGTACGGACTGCAGGCCCTGGAGCCGTCGTGGGTGACGGCAAGGCAGATCGAAGCCGCCAGGGTGGCCATCACCCGACACGTGAAGAGGAGCGGGAAGGTGTGGATAAATGTCTTCCCCGACAAGCCGGTCTCCAAGAAACCCGCGGAGACGCGCATGGGGAGCGGCAAGGGCAACCCCGACCACTGGGTGGCGGTGGTGAAGCCGGGACGGGTGATGTTCGAGCTCTCGGGCGTCCCGGAGCACGTGGCGGCGGAGGCCATGCGCAGGGCGGCCCACAAGATGCCCATGAAGTGCCGTTTCGTGAAACGGGAGACGCTGGGTGGTGAGTGA
- the rpmC gene encoding 50S ribosomal protein L29, giving the protein MVSEVKARELRDYSYEELLQRLKEAKEELFNLRFQAATGQLDNTSRILETRKDIARICTVIRERELSGEAS; this is encoded by the coding sequence GTGGTGAGTGAGGTGAAGGCCAGGGAACTGAGGGACTATTCCTACGAGGAACTGCTCCAGAGACTGAAGGAGGCCAAGGAGGAGCTCTTTAACCTGCGCTTCCAGGCCGCCACGGGGCAGCTCGACAACACCAGCAGGATCCTTGAGACCAGGAAGGACATCGCGCGCATCTGCACGGTTATCAGGGAGCGCGAGCTGAGCGGGGAAGCGTCCTGA
- the rplN gene encoding 50S ribosomal protein L14 has product MIQAESRVKIADNTGARELLVIKVLGGSKRRYAYVGDIVVGTVKAATPGGAVKKGDVVKAVVVRTKKERRRQDGSYIKFDENAVVLINEARDPRGTRIFGPVARELREKKFMKIISLAPEVL; this is encoded by the coding sequence ATGATACAGGCGGAATCGCGAGTGAAGATCGCCGACAACACCGGAGCGAGGGAGCTGCTGGTGATCAAGGTGCTCGGAGGGAGCAAGCGCCGCTACGCCTATGTGGGAGACATCGTGGTGGGCACGGTGAAGGCCGCCACCCCGGGCGGGGCGGTGAAGAAGGGCGACGTGGTCAAGGCGGTGGTGGTGCGTACCAAGAAGGAGCGCCGCAGGCAGGACGGCTCGTACATCAAGTTCGACGAGAACGCGGTGGTGCTCATCAACGAGGCCAGGGACCCGCGCGGGACGCGCATCTTCGGGCCGGTGGCCAGGGAGCTGCGGGAGAAGAAGTTCATGAAGATAATCTCCCTGGCCCCGGAAGTGCTCTAG
- the rplV gene encoding 50S ribosomal protein L22: MAEAGGEGVRVRAVARYVRVSPYKARQIADLIRGKDLEEARYITSFSNRAAARLVGKVLESAVANAENNNGLRAEDLVVVNCYVDEGPTLKRWRPRARGMANRIRKRTSHITVIVGERESGEKGGRRARRRPAQRRKG; this comes from the coding sequence ATGGCGGAAGCAGGAGGAGAGGGCGTAAGGGTGCGCGCCGTAGCGCGCTACGTGCGAGTGTCCCCTTACAAGGCCAGGCAGATCGCGGACCTCATCCGCGGCAAGGACCTGGAGGAAGCCCGTTATATAACAAGTTTTTCCAACCGGGCCGCCGCCCGCCTGGTGGGCAAGGTCCTGGAGTCGGCGGTGGCCAACGCCGAGAACAACAACGGCCTGCGCGCCGAGGACCTGGTGGTGGTCAACTGTTACGTGGACGAGGGCCCGACCTTGAAGCGCTGGCGGCCAAGAGCCAGGGGCATGGCCAACCGCATCCGCAAGCGTACCAGCCACATCACGGTGATCGTGGGCGAGCGCGAGTCGGGCGAAAAGGGCGGACGCCGCGCGCGCAGGCGTCCGGCGCAGCGAAGGAAAGGATGA
- the rpsQ gene encoding 30S ribosomal protein S17, whose protein sequence is MAERTSRRKVRVGTVVSDKMDKTIVVKVETRMPHPLYGKIVRRSKKYVAHDEENRCRVGDLVRIMETRPLSRTKRWRLVEIVEKAE, encoded by the coding sequence ATGGCGGAGAGGACGAGCCGGAGAAAGGTGCGGGTGGGCACGGTGGTCTCGGACAAGATGGACAAGACCATCGTGGTCAAGGTGGAGACCCGCATGCCCCACCCGCTTTACGGCAAGATCGTGCGGCGCAGCAAGAAGTACGTCGCGCACGACGAGGAGAACCGGTGCCGGGTGGGAGACCTGGTGCGCATCATGGAGACCAGGCCTCTCTCGCGCACCAAGCGTTGGCGCCTGGTGGAGATAGTGGAGAAGGCGGAGTAG
- the rpsC gene encoding 30S ribosomal protein S3, translating to MGQKVHPYGFRLGVIYDWKSRWFANRGYAELLQEDLAIRRHIRQHMRRAAISRVEIERTSKRVKVDIFTARPGIVIGRKGAEVDRIKRDLARMTDKEVQVNIQEINYPELDAYLVAQNIAEQLEGRVSFRRAMKRAVQNAMRAGAKGIKVSCAGRLGGAEMARTEWYREGRVPLQTLRADIDYGYYEARTTMGVIGVKVWIYKGDIAGPDRRSREKAAAEETRPDSRPAGEAGEAGAGTEAAGEAAAAADAGEEMETAVPAAAASHEAREDEEV from the coding sequence GTGGGTCAGAAGGTCCATCCCTACGGTTTTCGCCTGGGAGTGATATACGACTGGAAGTCGCGCTGGTTCGCCAATCGCGGCTACGCGGAGCTTCTCCAGGAAGACCTGGCCATCAGGCGCCACATCAGGCAGCACATGCGCAGGGCGGCCATCTCGCGCGTGGAGATAGAGAGGACCAGCAAGAGGGTAAAGGTGGACATCTTCACCGCCAGGCCTGGCATCGTCATCGGGAGAAAAGGGGCGGAGGTCGACCGCATCAAGCGAGACCTCGCGCGCATGACCGACAAGGAAGTGCAGGTGAACATCCAGGAGATCAACTATCCCGAGCTGGACGCCTACCTGGTGGCCCAGAACATCGCGGAGCAGCTCGAGGGCAGGGTCTCCTTCCGACGCGCCATGAAGAGGGCGGTGCAGAACGCCATGCGGGCGGGGGCTAAGGGCATCAAGGTCTCCTGTGCCGGAAGGCTGGGGGGAGCGGAGATGGCGCGGACGGAGTGGTACCGCGAGGGCCGCGTTCCCCTGCAGACCCTGCGCGCGGACATAGATTACGGCTACTACGAGGCCCGTACCACCATGGGGGTCATCGGGGTCAAGGTGTGGATCTACAAGGGAGATATCGCGGGGCCTGACCGCAGGTCCAGGGAGAAGGCGGCCGCGGAAGAGACGAGGCCCGACAGCCGGCCCGCCGGCGAGGCGGGGGAGGCCGGTGCCGGGACGGAGGCCGCCGGCGAAGCGGCGGCGGCAGCGGATGCAGGAGAGGAGATGGAGACGGCCGTGCCCGCGGCGGCCGCCTCGCATGAAGCGCGAGAGGACGAGGAGGTCTGA